In Salmo trutta chromosome 16, fSalTru1.1, whole genome shotgun sequence, a genomic segment contains:
- the LOC115151196 gene encoding uncharacterized protein LOC115151196 encodes MVANRGPQFSSQFWKAFCNLIGSSANLSSGFHPQTNGQSERANQDLETTLRCLFSTNLTTWSCQLVWVEYAQNTLPSSAMGLSPFECSMGYQPPLFPDQEQEVSLPLVQMFVCRCQRTWRRVRAAILKTNSRYRRQADRRRTPAPHYCIGQSVWLSTRDLPLRVVSHCPLSSVSRPIPPPWVIGGQPGYTVRCLLKVQPQDRGFQYLEGIDWEGIGPEERCWVPAKDILDPALIADFHRRHPGQPVLPVLTLACFWTLYPPA; translated from the exons ATGGTCGCCaatcggggtcctcagttctcatctcagttctggaaggcattctgcaacCTTATTGGGTCATCGGCCAACCTGTCCTCCGGATTCCATCCCCAAACTAACGGTCAGTCGGAGCGAGCAAACCAAGACCTGGAGACTACCTTAAGGTGCCTGTTCTCAACTAACCTCACTACCTGGAGCtgtcaactggtctgggtggagtatgcccagAACACTCTTCCCAGTTCTGCCATGGGACTCTCCCCTTTcgagtgctccatggggtatcagcctccactcttccctgaTCAAGAGCAGGAGGTCAGCTTACCCTTGGTCCAGATGTTTGTCTGCCGCTGTCAacgtacctggagaagagtcagggcggctattctcaagaccaattccaggtatcgtcgacaagcGGACCGTCGCCGGACCCCAGCTCCCCACTACTGCATTGGGCAGAGTGTATGGCTTTCCACTCGGGATCTGCCCCTTCGGGTAGTGTCTCACTGTCCTTTGTCTTctgtctccaggcccatccctcccccctgGGTTATCGGTGGCCAGCCAGGGTATACGGTGAGATGCCTCCTGAAGGTTCAACCACAggacaggggtttccagtacctggagGGTATTGACTGGGAGGGTATTGGCCCGgaagagaggtgctgggttcctgctAAAGACATCTTGGACCCGGCCCTCATCGCCGATTTCCACCGCCGACATCCCGGTCAGCCAG tcctcccggttttgacccttgcctgtttctggactttgtacccgcctgcctga